AGCCCGCTACCGATTCGCTCGCCGACCGCGTCGAATCCCTACTCAAGGAACGCACCGCCGCCCGTCGCAACCGTGACTTCGCCCGCGCCGACGCCATCCGCGCCGAGTTGGACGAGCTGAACATCGACGTGATGGATTCCCCCGAAGGCTCCACCTGGCGACGAAAACGCTGAGGATTCGTGATTAGCGAAAAGCGAATAGCGAATAGCGAATAGCGATTGGTGATGGGAATACACGACACACAACAACGAATCCATTTTCACTTTCACTTTTAACTTTCCACTTCCCCCATGCTTCCCTACCGCCCCCGTCGGATGCGCCGGACGGAAAACCTGCGCCGGCTCAACCGGGAGACGCGTCTTTCGATAGACAGCCTCGTCGCGCCGCTGTTTGTCGTCGCCGGCGAGGGCATCCGGCAGCCGATCGACGCCATGCCGGGGCAATATCGGTTCTCGGTGGACACCCTTGTCGAGGAAGCGCGCGCCCTTCACGCCCTCGGCATCCCCGCCATCGCCCTGTTTCCCGCTATCGAAGAAGCGCTGAAGGACCCGAAAGGAAGCGCCGGCCTCGACCCGTACGGCCTGTTTCCCCACGCGATACGGTCCGTCAAAGCGGCTGTGCCAGACCTGCTCGTCATCTCGGATGTCGCGCTTGACCCCTATTCGTCGGACGGCCACGACGGGGTCGTGCACCACGGGCAGATCGACAACGACGCCTCGGTGGAGCTCCTCGCGCAGATGGCCGTCGTCCAGGCGGAAGCCGGCGCGGACATCATCGCCCCGTCGGACATGATGGACGGCCGCGTCCTGGCGATCCGGAGCGAACTCGACGACGCCGGCTTCGCCGACCGCGCCATCCTCGCCTACTCCGCCAAATACGCCTCCGCCTATTACGGCCCCTTCCGCGAGGCGCTCGACTCCGCCCCCCGCTCCCGTCCCGGCATCCCGGGCGACAAAAAGACCTACCAGATGGACCCCGCCAACGCCCGCGAGGCGCTCCGGGAGGTCGGGCTGGATGTCGACGAAGGGGCGGACATGGTGATGGTCAAGCCGGCGCTCCACTACCTGGACGTCATCCACCGCATCCGCGAGGTGGCGGAGGTGCCCGTCGCCGCCTACCATGTGAGCGGCGAATACGCCATGATCAAGGCCGCCGCCCAACGCGGCTGGCTCGACGAACGCACCGCCGCACTGGAAACCCTAACCGCCATCCACCGCGCCGGCGCCGACATCATCCTCACCTATTTTGCCCGACAGGCGGCGGAATGGCTTGGGGAAAGGAAAAAGTGAAAAGGTAAAAGGTAAAAGGTAAAAGGCAAAACCTTGGGGACTTTCCCTTTCACTTTTCACTTCCACCTTTTACCTTTTCCCCTTTATCTTTTTCCTTTTATCTTTTTCCTTTTATCTTTTTCCTTTTACCTTTTTCCTTTTACCTTTTTCCTTTCCACCATGACCCCCATCGACTACAGCCATCTTGAAGGCGGGCTTGCCCGCATGATGGACCGATACAAGGAGGAGGGCACGCTCACGGGCGACCATGCGGCAGACGCCTATATTCGCGAATCGCCGAATGCGGCGTTGTTGGGGCTGTTGTACGACCAGCGTGTCCGCGCCGAGTACGCGTTTATCGGGCCGCAGCGACTCCACGAGAGGCTAGGGCATCTGGACATGCAGACGATCGCGGGGCACGACCCGGAGGCCTTCAAAGTGTTGTTCGGCACCCCGCCGGCCGTGCATCGGTTCACAAATAAGATGGCGGACATGACACAGGCCGTTGCGGCGATTGTCGCCGAGCAGTATGCCGGCGACGCGGCAGGCATCTGGAACGACAATGCTCCGTTCGAGGTCGTCCGCAAACGTGTCCAGGCGCTGCCGGGCTTCGGGGTGCAAAAATCGGAGAAGATGAAATACGTCCTGCACTACTTCGGCTTCCGCGATTTCAGCGGCGAATAACAACCGGCGTATCAGATCGACGTCAGCGCATCGCCCTCTTCCTCCCGCGCATTGATGAGTGTGTCGATCCGAAGCGTCAGACGGGCGGCCTCGCGGATGTCGATCGTGCGTTCGCGTTCGCCCCGCACTTTGAGGCGAATAGGTCCATCGGCTTCATAGGTCACCACCAACTCGCATACCCCCGACTGGCGCAGTACGTGGCGCGTCTGGCCATCCGCGTGGCGGTAAACCATCAACAGGTATTCGTTGTACGGGTTGTGCCGGAAGACGAGCAGTTCTTCCGCCTCGGGTGAAAACGGCCGGGCGCTTGCGCAGCCGGCCAGCGACAGGGCCACGAGGGCGACAGCGATACGATGGGGCGGGCACATCTGGGACGACGGAGAAGGTTTCGGGGGGCACGTTATCCTTCTTACATCGGAGGCCGGGCTAATTTCTTTACCCGGGCTTTTCTGGGCCGGCCGACGCCTCGTACAACTCCAGCGGCAACCCATCCGGATCGGCGAAAAACACGAAGCGCCGGCCGGTATAGGCATCCACCCGGATCGCCTCCATCACCACGCCGCGCGCCGCCAGTCG
This sequence is a window from Rhodothermales bacterium. Protein-coding genes within it:
- the hemB gene encoding porphobilinogen synthase, which gives rise to MLPYRPRRMRRTENLRRLNRETRLSIDSLVAPLFVVAGEGIRQPIDAMPGQYRFSVDTLVEEARALHALGIPAIALFPAIEEALKDPKGSAGLDPYGLFPHAIRSVKAAVPDLLVISDVALDPYSSDGHDGVVHHGQIDNDASVELLAQMAVVQAEAGADIIAPSDMMDGRVLAIRSELDDAGFADRAILAYSAKYASAYYGPFREALDSAPRSRPGIPGDKKTYQMDPANAREALREVGLDVDEGADMVMVKPALHYLDVIHRIREVAEVPVAAYHVSGEYAMIKAAAQRGWLDERTAALETLTAIHRAGADIILTYFARQAAEWLGERKK